The genomic DNA TCGGCTCCACGACCGCGACGGCCAGCGCCTCCGCGCCGTCCACCAGGGTCAGGTGGGCCGTCGCCCCGATGTCCTCGGCCAGTGCGCGCAGGGCCGGCATGGCGGCCTCGCGGACGAGGGGGTGCACCTGGCGGCCCAGGCCCAGTACGCCGAGGCCGACGCGGGCACGGCCGCCCAGGTCGCGGCGTACGAGTGCGTGCTGCTCCAGCGTGGCGAGCAACCGGTACACGACGGTCCGGTTGACGCCCAGTTTGTGGGACAGCTCGGTGACGGTCAGCCCGTGGTCCGTATCGGCCAGCAGTTTGAGGACCCGCAGTCCCCGGTCGAGCGTCTGAGAGGTCTCCGCGGTCACGACGCCCACTCCTTAGTGGTGAGGTCGGCGGCCCTCCTCGCGGGGTATGCGTCACCGAGTCCCGTCAGTGACGCGCTTCAGAGGCCGCCGATCGGCTGACGGCCCGGCCTTGTCCCGGGCCCAGTCGCTTCACGGCTGCGCTCCGCGGCGGCGCTGCCACGGGGCGTGCGTAGCGGGACAGTAAAGGACCCGGTTCGCTCAGCGGAAGGCTCCGTCCAGAATCCGGGCGCCAACCGTTATCAACCGCCTGTGTTTGTCCCGGTACGTACCGCGCACGCCCTCGGCACCGGCGTCCCGCGCGTCACTTCATCCGCGTGGCCCACTCCTGGACCTTGGCGATGCGCTGGCGCAGCTGGCCGCCGGTCGCCTCGGCGCTGGGCGGGCCGCCGCACACGCGGCGCAGTTCGGTGTGGATCACGCCGTGCGGTTTGCCGCTCTGGTGGACGTAGGCGCCGACCATCGTGTTGAGCTGCTTGCGCAGCTCCATCAGCTCCTTGTGGGAGACCACCGGGCGGCGGTCGGCGGGCAGTTCGAGCAGGTCGGCCTCTTCGTCGGGCTTCTTGCGGCTGTGCGCGATCTGCCGGGCCTGCCGCTTCTGGAGCAGCATCTGGACCTGGTCGGGCTCCAGCAGTCCCGGGATGCCGAGGTAGTCCTGCTCCTCCTCGCTGCCCGGGTGGGCCTGCATGCCGAACTCGGCGCCGTTGTACATGACCCGGTCGAAGGTGGCCTCGGACTCCAGCGCCTCGAAGGAGAACTGCTCCTGCTCGCCGGTGTCCTCGTCCTGTTCCCGGTTCGCCTCGTCCATCTCCTTCTCGGACTCGGCGTAGGGGTCCTCCTCGCCCTCCTTCTTGGGCTTGTCCAGGACGTGGTCCCGCTCGCGCTCCATCTCGTTCGCGAACGTGAGCAGGTCGGGCACGGTGGGGAGGAAGACGGAGGCGGTCTCGCCGCGGCGCCGGGAACGGACGAAACGGCCGACCGCCTGGGCGAAGAAGAGGGGGGTGGAGATGGTGGTGGCGTAGACGCCCACCGCGAGGCGCGGGACGTCGACACCTTCGGACACCATGCGGACGGCGACCATCCAGCGGTCGGTGCTGCCGCTGAACGCGTCGATGTTCTTGGACGCGCCGGTGTCGTCGGACAGCACGACGGTGGCCTTGTCGCCGGTGATCTCGCGGATCAGCTTGGCGTAGGCGCGGGCGGAGTCCTGGTCGGCGGCGATGACGAGCGCGCCAGCGTCCGGGATGGCCTTCCTGACCTCGGTGAGCCGCTGGTCGGCGGCGCGCAGCACGGCCGGCATCCACTCGCCGCGCGGGTCGAGCGCGGTGCGCCAGGCCTGGCTGACGGCGTCCTTGGTCATCGGCTCGCCGAGCCGCGCGGCGATCTCGTCGCCGGCCTTGGTGCGCCAGCGCATGTTGCCGCTGTAGCTCATGAAGATGACGGGGCGCACGACGCCGTCGGCGAGCGCGGAGCCGTACCCGTAGGTGTAGTCGGCGGCGGAGCGGCGGATGCCGTCGTTGCCCTCCTCGTACGCCACGAAGGGGATGGGGTTGGTGTCCGAACGGAACGGCGTGCCGGTGAGCGCGAGGCGCCGGGTGGCGGGCTCGAAGGCCTCCAGGCACGCCTCGCCCCAGGACTTGGAGTCACCGGCGTGGTGGATCTCGTCGAGGATGACCAGGGTCTTGCGCTGCTCGACGCGGTTGCGGTGCAGCATGGGGCGCACGCCGACGCCCGCGTAGGTGATGGCGATGCCCTGGTACTCGCGGCTGAGCGGGCCCGCGCTGTACTCGGGGTCCAGCTTGATCCCTATCCGCGCCGCGGCCTCGGCCCACTGCTTCTTCAGGTGCTCGGTCGGCGCGACGACGGTCACCTGCTGCACGACGTGGTGGTGCAGCAGCCAGGACGCCAGCGTCAGCGCGAAGGTCGTCTTTCCGGCGCCGGGGGTGGCGACGGCCAGGAAGTCCCGGGGCTGGTCCTGGAGGTACTTCTCCATCGCCCCCTCCTGCCAGGCCCGCAGCTTGCCGGCGGTGCCCCAGGGGGCACGGCCGGGGAAGGCCGGGGACAGGTGGTGCGAGGTGCTGGAGCTGGCGGTGGTAGTCACGGTCTCCGAAGGGGGTAGAGCGGCTCGGCCACGTATGACAACCGGGCCACCCTACCGGCGGGCGGACGCGATCACCGCGCCCACGGGGGCGGGTCACCCCCGGGTGGGACGGACGTCACAACCCGGGGTGACCCGCCCCCCGGCGGCGGTACGAGGGTCCGGGCGGCTCACCGCTCCCGCACCCGTGTCGCCACCCACGCCCCGGCCAGCGCCACCGCCGCCATCGGCAGGAACACCGCCGCGAAGGCCGCCGGGTGGGAGCCGGATGCCTCGGTGGCCGCGTGGCTGACCGTGCCGCCGCCGAGGGCCGCGAAGGCCGCGCCCCCGGCCGACAGCAGGACGACGTTGGACAGGCCGTCGGAGATCTGGAGCGCGGCGGAGTTGGTGCCGGCCTCCTCCGGGGCGGAGAGCTTGAGCAGGAGCACGCTGGTGGAGGAGATCACCAGGCCCATGCCGAAGCAGCCGAAGGCCCAGGCGACGGCCACCGTCCAGGCGGGCACGGCGTCGATCAGCACGCTCGGCGCCGTCGCGACGGCCGCCGCGACCAGGAGCATGCCGACGGCCATCAGACGCTCCCGGTACGGCTCCAGGCGCGGCCGGGACTGGAGCCAGGAGCCCCCGGCCCAGGTCGCGCCGCCGGCCGCCAGGGAGAGACCGGCCAGCGTCGGGCTCAGTCCGCGCTGCGTGACCAGCATCAGCGGGACGAAGGACTCGGCGGCGATGAACGACCCCGCGGCCACCCCGCGCAGCAGGACCACGGAGGGCAGGCCGCGCACCGCCCGGTAGGTGCCGCGCGGCAGCAGTCCGAGGACGGCGGGGACGAGCAGCGCCACGCCCGCCGCGCCGGGCAGCAGGGAGACCGGGCGCAGGTCCTGGGCGGCGTACTGGAGCAGGCCCGCGCCCAGCGAGATGGCGAGGGCCAGGCGGATCCGGCGGCCGTCGAAGGAGGCCGGGGTGTCCCCTCCCTCCGCGGCTCCCCGCACGGCGCCGGACGCGCGGCTGCGTATCTGCGGCAGCGCGAGGGCCAGCGGAACCACGACCAGCACCGGGATGCCGACGAACACCCAACGCCAGCCGAGGTGCTCGGTCACGGCGCCGGAGGCCAGCGGTCCGACGACGGACGGGACCACCCAGCCCGCCGCGAACGCCGCCATGATCGCGGGCCGCAGCCGCTCCGGGTAGGCCCGCCCGACGACGACGTACAACGCGACGATCACCAGCCCGCCGCCGAACCCCTGCACGGCCCGCCCGAGGATGAACAGCCACATCGCGCCCGCCGTCCCGGACAGCACGAGCCCGGCCGCGAAGGCGGCGATGCCGGTCGTCAGCGGGGCCAGTGGCCCGCGCCGGTCCGACCACTGCCCGGAGAGCACCATCCCGAACAGGCTGGTCGTGAAGTACCCCGAGAACGCGAACGCGTACAGCGACACCCCGTCCAGCTCCCGCGCCGCCACCGGCATCGCCGTGCCGACCGCCGTCGCCTCGAAGGCGATCAGCACGATGACGGAGACGATGCCGATGCTCAGCGCCCGGTAGGCGCTGCTCAGCACGGTCTCGGCGGGGGCGCCGGCAGTCGTGACGGAGGGCTCGGCGGGGGCCGCGACATCGGTGTCGCGGGGCTCAGGGACGGTCATGGTCGCCAGAGTAAGGGCCACGGCCCGCTTTTACCCCTGTCGAGAGGCGGTACGGGACCGGGACCTTGGTCGTACGACCCGGCGGCCCGGGCGGGCGTTCATGAACGGCGTATGGCAGTCGTGTTGCGGGCCGCCCGGATCCCTTGAGCGCCTCCCCCGCCCCGTCATACCGTCGAGGCACCGAGTCACAGACCCGGCCGTGTGCCCGAGTGGCCCAGGGGCTCGCCTGCAAAGCGAGTTACGCGGGTTCGAATCCCGCCACGGCCTCCAGAGCCTGACCAGGTAACCGCTGCACCTCTTGCGCGCTGTAGGGCTCCACCTCGTAGTCCCCCGCCTTCGGCGCTTTGGCCAATTGAACGGGTTCTTGCCGAGGTGGCCGCGCCGGACAACCTCATTGAGGGCGGTGCGGAAAGTGACGGACTTCAAGTCAGCTTTTGATGCCGCGACGGCCGAACTCAACAGCCACAAACGGACTGCGGCCGATGGCCGGCCGCAGCTGGTTGACCTTGGCATGCCGGTCTTCGCCGACCCCGTACCACCGCTTCAGCCAGGATCGGGAGAGCCCGGATACCGGCCCTGATCCTGGCCACGCAGCACTGGAGCCTGGCCACAGGCAGTCGGGTAGCGGTGTACCACTACCCGGCCGCGAACCCCAGCACCCGGCACCCCATCCCGTTCGTGTACCTCAACAGCGGACCGGTCCGTGGCATCTCGGTGCTGGACCACCGGTTGCTGCAACTCCCGGCACGCCAGGGCTACGACGTCCACGCCTACGAACAGGCCGGTGGCGGGCGAAGCGACCTGCTCCCCATGGGCAAGTACACGATCTCCAGGTCGGTCCGCGACCTCGCCGCCTTCGTCGACCGCCTGGACAGGGGCAAGGTCGACATCCTGGCATTCTCCTCAGGCGGGGCCGTGCTCACCCGAGCCCTGGCTTCCCCGAGCGTCGCCGCACGCTTGCACCAGGCGATCATCGCCGAGCCCGGCCCCATGGACGGCTCTACCGCACACATCGCCGGGCACAAGGGCCGAAAATCCGCGCGCGGCCTCGCGCCGGACCTGACCGGGCCGCGGTCGACGCGCGTTCCCCGGTACGCCGTGGCCTTCGGCCTCATGCGGCTCGGACTCCTCAGCTCCGACACCGGACTGATCGGGCAGGCCGAAGGCGTCAACGCCTTCACCGCCGCAGATCTCGGCAGCGACACCGCGTCCGCCTACTGCGCGCGCGACGCGCACCGCATCCCCGCCGAAGACACCGCACAGAACTTCTCCTTCAGTCCCGCCGCCGGCCTCCGCATCCAGCAGACGGTCAAGGACTCACCCTCCATCGCCCCGCAGCTGAGGCGCTCCCGGACCCCCGCGATGCTGATGATCGCCGAGTGCTCCTCCCAGGTCCGTCAATGGGAGACCACCGTCCTTGCCCATGACCCCGCCATCCAGCGAACGCAGTACATGCCTGGAGTCGGACACCACATGTGGAACGGTCTCGACGACAACAACGACCGGGCCGTCGCCGTCATCACCGCGTTCCTTCAGGGAAAGCGAGCACCCCTGCCGATGAATGCGGCTCAGCCGTAACCGGCAACGGCGGGCAAAACCCGCGCGGGGCGGTCCACGTACGATGAGCAATTCGGGGGGGTGGTCACATGGCCGGAAGAATGTGCAGGTGGTACGCGGCGACCGCGGTGGCTCTGCTGCTGACCGGTTGCGGAGAGTCACCGAAGAGCGAGAGCACAACCGGCAAGGCGGCGCTCACGAAGGACCAGGTCGGCCTGACGCTGCCGGACGGCGAGGTCATGACGGGATGGAAGCAGTCCTTCCAGCCCACAGCCGTCGAGATGGACAAGCTCTACCGCTCGCAGGCCTGCCCCATCAATGGCAACGCCGGCTGCGAGAACTCTCGTTTCTTCGGCGCAGCTACCTTCCAGCGCGAGAGCCCCACCGCTTCCGTCACCTTCCAGATCGTCGCCTACGACAGCGAAAAGGCCGCCCAGGACGCGTACGACGTGCTCTGGGACGGCTACTACGGCAACCAGGCCAGCGTGACGGGCCAAAAGGCCAGGACCCTGAAGCTCGGCCCGATCGGTGACGAGCACGACGCCCGGCTCGGCACCTCCGGCTTCCATGGCGAGCCCGGCGCCGTGACCCAGACCCGGGTCGGCACCACTCTGCTGTGGACCATGGAGAAGGCCGCACACAAGGGTGACATCGACGAGGACGGCATTCGAGACCTGGCCTCGATGCTCGCCAAGCGGTCGCAGCAGGCTCAGAACGGTGACGAGCCCTCCGCCGGGCTCAACGGCTGACCGCGCGGCACCTCGGGCCCCGGGCCGACCACCTGTCGGCGCCCGCTTCGTCGGTCCCCGCCACGGCCTCCAACCGGCCCGCCCGGCGCAGTGCCCAGAGGGTGAGGGCGAGGGCGGAGACGTCCGACATCAGGGGGTGGAGGGTGCCGTCGGGTGTCCGCCAGGTCAGGACGGTGCCTGTCGTGCCGTCGACGACCACGTGGGCGCCGTCCGCCAGCCGCCCCAGGCGGACCAGGTGCTCCGCGCCCGCCGGGACCGGGTGTTCGGGGTGGTCCTCGCAGTACTCCGCCAGCGTCGGCAGCGGCAGGTCGTCCGCGTCGAGGCGGAAGGGGCGGGCGTCCTCGGGCAGGCCCGTCTCGCGCAGGAAGCGGCGGGTGGGCTCGTGGGTGAGGGTCCTCGGGAAGTCGATGTCCTCGAAGCGCGTCACCCGGTGACGGCCGAACTCGCGGTCCAGGAAGCGGGGCGGCAGGTCGCGGGAGGTGCCCGGCTCCGCGCGGTGGGTCACCGTCAGGAGCAGGCAGCTCATCAGGGTGGACGTGTTCCACAGCGACGGCCACTCGGCGGTCCCCCGGCTCCGCCGGGTGGCGCCGCGGGTCCAGGACGGGTCCTCCACCGTCGTGGCGAGGCGGACGCGGGTCACCAGCGAGGGAACCGCCGTCCGGGCGTCCGCCGCCGCGCCCCGCGTGATCGTCGTACCGCCGGTGACCGCGTGCATCGTCTCCCCCGAGAAAGTATGGCCGTCCGCGTGCCGGCGGCTGCCGTTCGCGCTCCTTCGGAGACTACGCGCCACCACTGACAACGCGCCTGCGCACGGACCCCGTTCACCTCGTAGGACGCGCCGGGGCGCGCACTCGTTGCCTCACGCGCGCGGGCCGCTCGGCCACCGCTCAGTGACCGGTGGCCACCGCGGCCTGCGGGCGGATCGGGAGCCGGTTCACCGGGCGTCCCGTGGCCGCGCGTACCGCGGAGGCGACGGCCGCCGGGGAGGCCACCACCGGGGCCGCGCTGACGGCCTTGGCGCCGAACGGCGCGACCACGTCGCGTTCCTCGACGAGCTTCACGATCCGGATGTCCGGGGCGTCCAGCGCGGTCGGCAGGGCGTAGCCGGTCAGGTCGGGGTGGCGGATCAGGCCGCGCGGGGTGCGGAGGTTCTCCGTGAGCGCGATGCCGACGCCCTGGGTGACGCCCGCCTCGATGCGGGCGGTCAGCTGGGCCGGGTTCAGGACGCGGCCGACGTCCTGGGCGACGGCCAGCTCCACCACGCGTACCGAGCCGATCTCGATGTCGACGTCGACCACCGCGCGGATCGCGCAGAAGGCCATGCCGACGAACGCGTCGCCCTGCCCCGCCTCGTCGAGCGGCTCGGTCGGGTGCGGGCGGCACTGGGCGGTGGCCCACAGCTCCTTGCCGTCCAGCGCCTCGGTGACCGTCGTCGACAGCACGCCGTCGTAGGACGTGATCTTGCCGTCGGCGATCTGGAGCAGCTCCGTGGACATCCCGAACTGGTGGGCCAGCGGCTGGAGGAGCTGGGTGCGGACCATCTTGGCCGCCCGTTCCACCGCGCCGCCCGACACCCAGGTGTGCCGGCCCCGGCAGCCGGGGCCCGCCGGGGGCTGGTCGGTGTCGACCGGCGCCACCTGCACCTCGTCGAC from Streptomyces sp. CB09001 includes the following:
- a CDS encoding helix-turn-helix domain-containing protein; protein product: MTAETSQTLDRGLRVLKLLADTDHGLTVTELSHKLGVNRTVVYRLLATLEQHALVRRDLGGRARVGLGVLGLGRQVHPLVREAAMPALRALAEDIGATAHLTLVDGAEALAVAVVEPTWTDYHVAYRAGFRHPLERGAAGKAILAARQPPRPTGGEAVDDPGYTLTHGELEAGACGAAAPLLGVTGVEGSVGVVMLADVVPERVGERVKHAAREVAEALR
- a CDS encoding DEAD/DEAH box helicase, with translation MTTTASSSTSHHLSPAFPGRAPWGTAGKLRAWQEGAMEKYLQDQPRDFLAVATPGAGKTTFALTLASWLLHHHVVQQVTVVAPTEHLKKQWAEAAARIGIKLDPEYSAGPLSREYQGIAITYAGVGVRPMLHRNRVEQRKTLVILDEIHHAGDSKSWGEACLEAFEPATRRLALTGTPFRSDTNPIPFVAYEEGNDGIRRSAADYTYGYGSALADGVVRPVIFMSYSGNMRWRTKAGDEIAARLGEPMTKDAVSQAWRTALDPRGEWMPAVLRAADQRLTEVRKAIPDAGALVIAADQDSARAYAKLIREITGDKATVVLSDDTGASKNIDAFSGSTDRWMVAVRMVSEGVDVPRLAVGVYATTISTPLFFAQAVGRFVRSRRRGETASVFLPTVPDLLTFANEMERERDHVLDKPKKEGEEDPYAESEKEMDEANREQDEDTGEQEQFSFEALESEATFDRVMYNGAEFGMQAHPGSEEEQDYLGIPGLLEPDQVQMLLQKRQARQIAHSRKKPDEEADLLELPADRRPVVSHKELMELRKQLNTMVGAYVHQSGKPHGVIHTELRRVCGGPPSAEATGGQLRQRIAKVQEWATRMK
- a CDS encoding MFS transporter, with translation MTVPEPRDTDVAAPAEPSVTTAGAPAETVLSSAYRALSIGIVSVIVLIAFEATAVGTAMPVAARELDGVSLYAFAFSGYFTTSLFGMVLSGQWSDRRGPLAPLTTGIAAFAAGLVLSGTAGAMWLFILGRAVQGFGGGLVIVALYVVVGRAYPERLRPAIMAAFAAGWVVPSVVGPLASGAVTEHLGWRWVFVGIPVLVVVPLALALPQIRSRASGAVRGAAEGGDTPASFDGRRIRLALAISLGAGLLQYAAQDLRPVSLLPGAAGVALLVPAVLGLLPRGTYRAVRGLPSVVLLRGVAAGSFIAAESFVPLMLVTQRGLSPTLAGLSLAAGGATWAGGSWLQSRPRLEPYRERLMAVGMLLVAAAVATAPSVLIDAVPAWTVAVAWAFGCFGMGLVISSTSVLLLKLSAPEEAGTNSAALQISDGLSNVVLLSAGGAAFAALGGGTVSHAATEASGSHPAAFAAVFLPMAAVALAGAWVATRVRER
- a CDS encoding alpha/beta hydrolase, with the protein product MYHYPAANPSTRHPIPFVYLNSGPVRGISVLDHRLLQLPARQGYDVHAYEQAGGGRSDLLPMGKYTISRSVRDLAAFVDRLDRGKVDILAFSSGGAVLTRALASPSVAARLHQAIIAEPGPMDGSTAHIAGHKGRKSARGLAPDLTGPRSTRVPRYAVAFGLMRLGLLSSDTGLIGQAEGVNAFTAADLGSDTASAYCARDAHRIPAEDTAQNFSFSPAAGLRIQQTVKDSPSIAPQLRRSRTPAMLMIAECSSQVRQWETTVLAHDPAIQRTQYMPGVGHHMWNGLDDNNDRAVAVITAFLQGKRAPLPMNAAQP
- a CDS encoding SUKH-4 family immunity protein, with amino-acid sequence MHAVTGGTTITRGAAADARTAVPSLVTRVRLATTVEDPSWTRGATRRSRGTAEWPSLWNTSTLMSCLLLTVTHRAEPGTSRDLPPRFLDREFGRHRVTRFEDIDFPRTLTHEPTRRFLRETGLPEDARPFRLDADDLPLPTLAEYCEDHPEHPVPAGAEHLVRLGRLADGAHVVVDGTTGTVLTWRTPDGTLHPLMSDVSALALTLWALRRAGRLEAVAGTDEAGADRWSARGPRCRAVSR